The following proteins are encoded in a genomic region of Nitrospiraceae bacterium:
- a CDS encoding Trk family potassium uptake protein, producing MLPSLPLLTRPGSWYPTTTIGRFSPHGQLSAGQLVTLGGLALITIGTFLLKTPWATTPGKSLSFLDALFTATSAVTVTGLIVADTEKDFTLFGQIVILTLIQLGGLGYAMLATVILIAVGQRIGLRNRMMVAEALSSLDLAGSIRFVKTILIITFTIEGVGASILAVRFSQEMPVSEACWHGIFHAISAFNNAGFSTFSQNLIPYRDDVLVNVSISLLFVLGGIGFIVFRDLLSYYRKERYRIQTHTRLALLVSVSLWVVGTIGFYLLEMHSQATLGSQTPAAGAMVAAFHSGAARTAGFNTLDLSLLRPSTLYMLILLMIIGGSPGGTAGGIKTTTFGIVCLSVWAVFRKRLDVEFHYRRMPLHLVLQALAIMFLAIGAVTTLTFFLALIENKPFLALMFEVASALGTVGFSVGNGGVLSLSAILTDFGKIIILCSMFLGRFGPLLVGLVSLTPPVRMLYRFPQAKVAIG from the coding sequence ATGCTGCCTTCATTACCACTTCTGACTCGTCCAGGCTCGTGGTACCCAACCACCACGATCGGTCGATTTTCTCCCCACGGACAACTATCAGCCGGCCAACTCGTCACATTAGGCGGCCTTGCTTTGATCACTATCGGAACGTTTCTACTGAAGACCCCATGGGCCACCACCCCAGGTAAGTCATTAAGCTTCCTCGACGCCCTCTTTACGGCAACGTCGGCCGTAACGGTGACCGGCCTGATTGTGGCGGATACGGAAAAAGATTTCACCTTATTCGGACAGATTGTCATTTTGACACTCATCCAGTTGGGCGGGTTAGGGTACGCGATGCTCGCGACCGTCATTCTCATCGCTGTGGGACAACGCATCGGACTACGCAACCGCATGATGGTGGCGGAGGCGCTCAGTTCATTGGACTTAGCCGGATCAATTCGTTTTGTCAAAACCATTTTGATCATCACCTTTACCATTGAAGGCGTGGGTGCATCCATACTCGCCGTGCGATTTTCCCAGGAAATGCCCGTATCAGAAGCCTGCTGGCATGGTATTTTTCACGCCATATCCGCTTTTAATAATGCGGGATTTTCAACGTTTTCTCAAAATCTGATCCCTTATCGTGACGATGTCCTTGTGAATGTTTCCATTAGCCTCCTTTTCGTTCTGGGCGGCATCGGGTTTATTGTCTTCCGGGACCTGCTGAGTTATTACCGAAAGGAACGATATCGCATTCAAACCCATACAAGGCTGGCTTTACTCGTTTCGGTAAGCTTATGGGTGGTTGGAACAATAGGATTTTATCTGTTGGAAATGCATAGTCAGGCCACGCTTGGCTCGCAAACTCCTGCAGCGGGAGCCATGGTCGCCGCCTTTCACTCGGGAGCCGCTCGAACAGCAGGATTCAATACGCTGGACCTGAGCCTCCTCCGACCCAGCACATTGTATATGTTGATTTTGCTGATGATCATTGGCGGATCACCGGGAGGAACGGCTGGAGGGATTAAAACCACCACATTCGGCATTGTGTGTCTATCAGTCTGGGCCGTCTTTCGTAAACGACTGGATGTGGAGTTTCACTACCGCAGGATGCCTCTCCATCTCGTTTTGCAAGCTCTGGCAATCATGTTTCTGGCCATTGGAGCAGTCACTACGTTAACCTTTTTTCTCGCCTTAATTGAAAATAAGCCTTTTTTGGCTCTCATGTTTGAAGTGGCCTCCGCATTGGGAACGGTTGGGTTTTCCGTCGGAAACGGAGGCGTCCTCAGTCTCTCCGCGATACTCACTGATTTCGGAAAGATCATTATTCTATGCAGCATGTTCCTGGGAAGATTCGGACCTCTCCTGGTTGGTCTCGTCTCCCTCACTCCACCCGTCCGCATGCTTTACCGTTTTCCTCAAGCCAAAGTTGCAATAGGTTAA
- a CDS encoding response regulator, translating to MEDQSDLRWLLKRRLEINGYTCLEAANGREALSLIQQHPSIRLILSDYMMPEMNGLQRLHVLRQAPMNRKIPFILITASWSDQLQHQVMRAGAFAILAKPYHHGERVQLLEQGLSTQAA from the coding sequence GTGGAGGATCAATCTGACCTCCGCTGGCTACTGAAACGTAGACTTGAAATAAATGGGTATACCTGTCTGGAAGCGGCAAATGGGAGAGAAGCCTTGTCTCTTATTCAGCAACACCCATCCATTCGTCTGATCCTTTCCGACTATATGATGCCGGAAATGAATGGGCTGCAACGGCTTCACGTCCTTCGACAGGCCCCCATGAATCGAAAAATCCCGTTTATACTCATCACGGCGAGTTGGTCAGATCAGCTCCAGCACCAGGTCATGCGTGCAGGGGCCTTTGCGATCCTGGCCAAGCCTTATCACCACGGGGAACGGGTCCAACTTCTTGAACAAGGATTGTCCACTCAAGCGGCCTGA
- a CDS encoding alpha-1,4-glucan--maltose-1-phosphate maltosyltransferase yields the protein MSTIPKSLQTLIIEHIEPELDGGRYPVKRIVGENLDVTADVFKEGHDTIGAVLRYKLLGQKEWSETPMHHVDNDRWAGSFLLAENTRYLYSVGAYVRSFETWRIELTKKHGVLPDLSSELLEGEAQVKEAMTRAKGPDKSELKLWLEKWKSASDQEARIAIALDPIVATLVDRHEQRAAWSTYEKELEVIVDRERARYGAWYEIFPRSEGTVPGKGGTFKDCEQRLPAIRDMGFDILYLTPIHPIGETNRKGRNNSLKAKPGDPGSPWAIGSRHGGHDAVEPALGTMNDFDHFQQAVRDHGMEVAIDFAINATPDHPYVTQHPEWFKQRPDGTIKYAENPPKKYEDIYGFDFYSQAWQDIWQEMKRVLLFWIEHGVKIFRVDNPHTKPVIFWEWLIREIQLEHPDVLFLAEAFTRPKMMRVLAKAGYTQSYTYFTWRNSKGEMTEYLTELTRTQMQEYFRPNFFANTPDILPEILQQGGRPAFKFRLVLAATLSPTYGIYNSYELCENKAIPGTEEYQDSEKYEIRHWDWDRPGNIRDYITRINQIRRDHPALHTFTNLQFYQSDNDHILFYGKMNADKSDILLFAVNMDPYTIHEARLRIPIEACGIGEQDTYQLHELIQDYRHQVVGGDYTIRLDPNDEPAAIFALRRRTRRESDFDYFM from the coding sequence ATGTCTACAATTCCCAAATCGTTACAAACCCTGATCATTGAACATATCGAGCCTGAACTGGATGGGGGACGCTATCCGGTCAAACGGATCGTCGGGGAGAACCTGGACGTCACAGCCGACGTGTTCAAGGAAGGACACGACACCATCGGGGCCGTGCTTCGTTACAAATTGCTGGGGCAGAAGGAATGGTCGGAAACCCCCATGCATCATGTCGATAATGACCGATGGGCTGGTTCGTTTCTCCTTGCAGAAAATACCCGATATCTGTACTCCGTGGGAGCCTATGTCAGGAGCTTTGAAACCTGGAGAATTGAACTGACCAAGAAACATGGGGTGCTTCCCGACCTTTCCAGTGAATTATTGGAGGGGGAAGCACAAGTCAAAGAGGCGATGACCAGGGCGAAAGGTCCGGATAAGTCCGAGCTGAAACTCTGGTTGGAAAAGTGGAAGTCGGCTTCCGACCAGGAAGCCCGGATCGCCATCGCCCTGGATCCGATTGTTGCCACGCTCGTCGACCGACACGAACAACGGGCTGCCTGGTCAACCTATGAGAAGGAATTGGAAGTGATTGTCGACCGGGAGCGTGCCCGGTATGGCGCCTGGTATGAAATCTTTCCCCGTTCAGAAGGAACCGTGCCGGGAAAAGGAGGAACATTTAAAGATTGTGAACAACGCCTTCCAGCCATCCGGGATATGGGATTCGATATCCTTTATCTCACCCCTATTCATCCCATCGGAGAGACCAACCGTAAGGGCCGCAACAACAGTTTAAAGGCCAAGCCTGGGGATCCGGGCAGTCCCTGGGCCATCGGCAGTCGGCATGGGGGACACGATGCCGTCGAGCCGGCTCTCGGCACGATGAACGATTTTGACCATTTCCAACAAGCCGTCAGAGACCATGGAATGGAAGTCGCCATCGATTTTGCCATCAATGCCACTCCGGACCATCCCTATGTCACACAACATCCGGAATGGTTCAAACAACGCCCTGACGGGACGATTAAATACGCCGAAAACCCTCCCAAAAAATATGAAGACATTTATGGCTTTGATTTCTATTCCCAAGCCTGGCAAGACATCTGGCAGGAAATGAAGCGGGTCCTTCTCTTTTGGATTGAACATGGAGTCAAAATTTTCCGAGTGGATAATCCCCACACCAAACCCGTGATCTTTTGGGAATGGCTCATTCGGGAAATCCAGTTGGAGCATCCCGATGTCCTGTTTCTGGCAGAAGCCTTCACCCGACCTAAAATGATGCGGGTCCTGGCGAAAGCCGGCTATACCCAGTCCTACACGTATTTTACGTGGCGAAATTCCAAAGGAGAAATGACCGAGTACTTGACCGAATTAACCCGGACTCAAATGCAAGAATATTTCCGGCCGAACTTTTTCGCGAATACTCCGGACATCCTGCCGGAAATTCTCCAACAGGGAGGTCGGCCGGCCTTTAAATTCCGGCTCGTGCTGGCCGCCACGCTCTCCCCGACTTATGGGATCTACAATAGCTATGAACTCTGCGAAAATAAGGCGATTCCGGGAACCGAGGAATATCAGGATTCGGAAAAATATGAAATCCGGCACTGGGATTGGGATCGTCCGGGAAACATCCGTGACTATATCACCCGCATCAACCAGATCCGACGGGATCACCCTGCCCTCCACACCTTCACCAATCTGCAATTCTACCAATCCGACAACGACCACATTCTTTTCTATGGAAAAATGAACGCCGACAAGAGCGACATTCTTCTGTTCGCCGTCAATATGGATCCTTATACCATCCACGAGGCACGTCTGCGAATTCCGATTGAAGCATGCGGCATTGGTGAACAGGACACCTATCAACTCCATGAACTCATTCAAGATTATCGCCATCAAGTCGTGGGGGGTGACTACACCATTCGCTTGGACCCTAACGACGAACCAGCCGCGATTTTCGCACTCCGCCGCCGGACTCGTCGTGAAAGCGACTTTGACTATTTCATGTGA